A single Perognathus longimembris pacificus isolate PPM17 chromosome 17, ASM2315922v1, whole genome shotgun sequence DNA region contains:
- the Tbx4 gene encoding T-box transcription factor TBX4 isoform X2 yields MLQDKGLSESEEAFRAPGPALGEASAATNANAPEPALAAPGLGGAALGSPPGPSADAAATAATAAEQTIENIKVGLHEKELWKKFHEAGTEMIITKAGRRMFPSYKVKVTGMNPKTKYILLIDIVPADDHRYKFCDNKWMVAGKAEPAMPGRLYVHPDSPATGAHWMRQLVSFQKLKLTNNHLDPFGHIILNSMHKYQPRLHIVKADENNAFGSKNTAFCTHVFPETSFISVTSYQNHKITQLKIENNPFAKGFRGSDDSDLRVARLQSKEYPVISKSIMRQRLVSSQLAAKPDVSPLHGAHQALQHYQYENGAHMQFATAEPQDLPLNTFPSQRDSSLFYHCLKRRADSARHLDLPCKRPYLEASSSVGDDHYFRSPPPYDQQMLSPSYCSEVTPREACMYSGSGPEIAGVSGVDDLPPPPLSCNMWTSVSPYTSYSVQAMETVPYQPFPAHFTATTMMPRLPTISAQSSQPPGNTHFSVYNQLSQSQARERGPTASFPRERGLPTVCERKPPSPHLNTPNEFLYSQSFSLTRESTLQYHSGMGTVENWTDG; encoded by the exons ATGCTTCAGGATAAGGGCCTGTCGGAGAGCGAGGAGGCCTTTCGGGCCCCAGGCCCAGCGCTCGGCGAGGCCAGTGCCGCCACCAACGCCAACGCCCCCGAGCCCGCGCTGGCCGCACCCGGCCTCGGCGGAGCCGCGCTGGGCAGCCCCCCGGGCCCCAGCGCCgatgccgccgccaccgccgccaccgccgccgagCAG ACAATCGAGAACATCAAGGTGGGCCTGCACGAGAAGGAGCTCTGGAAGAAGTTCCACGAGGCGGGCACCGAGATGATCATCACCAAGGCGGGCAG GAGGATGTTCCCAAGCTACAAGGTTAAAGTCACAGGGATGAACCCCAAGACCAAGTATATCCTGCTTATTGACATCGTCCCTGCGGATGACCATCGCTACAAGTTTTGTGACAACAAATG GATGGTGGCAGGAAAGGCAGAGCCTGCCATGCCAGGAAGGCTTTACGTCCACCCGGATTCTCCTGCCACGGGGGCCCACTGGATGCGGCAGTTGGTCTCCTTCCAGAAGCTGAAGCTGACAAACAACCACCTGGATCCCTTTGGCCAT ATCATTCTCAACTCCATGCACAAGTACCAGCCAAGGCTGCACATCGTTAAGGCTGATGAGAACAATGCTTTTGGCTCTAAAAACACAGCTTTCTGCACGCACGTGTTCCCAGAGACTTCCTTCATCTCTGTGACCTCCTACCAGAATCACAAG ATCACCCAGCTGAAAATTGAGAACAATCCTTTTGCTAAGGGATTCCGAGGCAGCGACGACAGTGACCTCCGCGTGGCCCGGCTGCAGAG caaAGAGTACCCCGTGATTTCCAAGAGCATCATGAGGCAGAGGCTGGTGTCCAGCCAGCTTGCGGCCAAGCCCGATGTCAGCCCGCTGCACGGTGCCCACCAGGCGCTGCAGCATTACCAGTATGAAAATGGGGCCCACATGCAATTCGCCACCGCCGAGCCTCAGGACCTACCCCTCAACACCTTCCCCTCACAGAGGGACTCCAGCCTCTTCTACCACTGCCTGAAGAGACGAG CAGACAGTGCCCGCCACCTGGACTTACCCTGCAAGCGGCCCTATCTGGAAGCTTCCTCTTCAGTGGGGGACGATCACTACTTCCGTTCTCCCCCTCCCTACGATCAACAGATGCTAAGCCCCTCCTATTGCAGTGAGGTGACCCCTCGAGAAGCCTGTATGTACTCGGGATCGGGGCCTGAGATTGCAGGGGTGTCTGGGGTAGATgacttgcccccacccccactgagCTGTAACATGTGGACTTCGGTGTCACCGTACACCAGCTACAGTGTGCAGGCCATGGAGACTGTGCCTTACCAGCCCTTCCCCGCACACTTCACCGCCACCACCATGATGCCTCGGCTGCCCACCATCTCTGCCCAGAGCTCCCAGCCACCGGGAAATACTCACTTCAGTGTCTACAATCAGCTCTCACAATCTCAGGCCCGCGAGCGGGGGCCCACTGCCTCCTTCCCAAGGGAGCGGGGCCTCCCCACAGTGTGTGAGAGGAAGCCCCCGTCCCCACACCTGAACACCCCCAATGAGTTCCTCTACTCCCAAAGCTTCTCGTTGACCCGGGAATCTACCTTACAGTACCATTCGGGAATGGGGACCGTGGAGAACTGGACTGACGGATGA
- the Tbx4 gene encoding T-box transcription factor TBX4 isoform X1 yields the protein MLQDKGLSESEEAFRAPGPALGEASAATNANAPEPALAAPGLGGAALGSPPGPSADAAATAATAAEQTIENIKVGLHEKELWKKFHEAGTEMIITKAGRRMFPSYKVKVTGMNPKTKYILLIDIVPADDHRYKFCDNKWMVAGKAEPAMPGRLYVHPDSPATGAHWMRQLVSFQKLKLTNNHLDPFGHIILNSMHKYQPRLHIVKADENNAFGSKNTAFCTHVFPETSFISVTSYQNHKITQLKIENNPFAKGFRGSDDSDLRVARLQSKEYPVISKSIMRQRLVSSQLAAKPDVSPLHGAHQALQHYQYENGAHMQFATAEPQDLPLNTFPSQRDSSLFYHCLKRRDSARHLDLPCKRPYLEASSSVGDDHYFRSPPPYDQQMLSPSYCSEVTPREACMYSGSGPEIAGVSGVDDLPPPPLSCNMWTSVSPYTSYSVQAMETVPYQPFPAHFTATTMMPRLPTISAQSSQPPGNTHFSVYNQLSQSQARERGPTASFPRERGLPTVCERKPPSPHLNTPNEFLYSQSFSLTRESTLQYHSGMGTVENWTDG from the exons ATGCTTCAGGATAAGGGCCTGTCGGAGAGCGAGGAGGCCTTTCGGGCCCCAGGCCCAGCGCTCGGCGAGGCCAGTGCCGCCACCAACGCCAACGCCCCCGAGCCCGCGCTGGCCGCACCCGGCCTCGGCGGAGCCGCGCTGGGCAGCCCCCCGGGCCCCAGCGCCgatgccgccgccaccgccgccaccgccgccgagCAG ACAATCGAGAACATCAAGGTGGGCCTGCACGAGAAGGAGCTCTGGAAGAAGTTCCACGAGGCGGGCACCGAGATGATCATCACCAAGGCGGGCAG GAGGATGTTCCCAAGCTACAAGGTTAAAGTCACAGGGATGAACCCCAAGACCAAGTATATCCTGCTTATTGACATCGTCCCTGCGGATGACCATCGCTACAAGTTTTGTGACAACAAATG GATGGTGGCAGGAAAGGCAGAGCCTGCCATGCCAGGAAGGCTTTACGTCCACCCGGATTCTCCTGCCACGGGGGCCCACTGGATGCGGCAGTTGGTCTCCTTCCAGAAGCTGAAGCTGACAAACAACCACCTGGATCCCTTTGGCCAT ATCATTCTCAACTCCATGCACAAGTACCAGCCAAGGCTGCACATCGTTAAGGCTGATGAGAACAATGCTTTTGGCTCTAAAAACACAGCTTTCTGCACGCACGTGTTCCCAGAGACTTCCTTCATCTCTGTGACCTCCTACCAGAATCACAAG ATCACCCAGCTGAAAATTGAGAACAATCCTTTTGCTAAGGGATTCCGAGGCAGCGACGACAGTGACCTCCGCGTGGCCCGGCTGCAGAG caaAGAGTACCCCGTGATTTCCAAGAGCATCATGAGGCAGAGGCTGGTGTCCAGCCAGCTTGCGGCCAAGCCCGATGTCAGCCCGCTGCACGGTGCCCACCAGGCGCTGCAGCATTACCAGTATGAAAATGGGGCCCACATGCAATTCGCCACCGCCGAGCCTCAGGACCTACCCCTCAACACCTTCCCCTCACAGAGGGACTCCAGCCTCTTCTACCACTGCCTGAAGAGACGAG ACAGTGCCCGCCACCTGGACTTACCCTGCAAGCGGCCCTATCTGGAAGCTTCCTCTTCAGTGGGGGACGATCACTACTTCCGTTCTCCCCCTCCCTACGATCAACAGATGCTAAGCCCCTCCTATTGCAGTGAGGTGACCCCTCGAGAAGCCTGTATGTACTCGGGATCGGGGCCTGAGATTGCAGGGGTGTCTGGGGTAGATgacttgcccccacccccactgagCTGTAACATGTGGACTTCGGTGTCACCGTACACCAGCTACAGTGTGCAGGCCATGGAGACTGTGCCTTACCAGCCCTTCCCCGCACACTTCACCGCCACCACCATGATGCCTCGGCTGCCCACCATCTCTGCCCAGAGCTCCCAGCCACCGGGAAATACTCACTTCAGTGTCTACAATCAGCTCTCACAATCTCAGGCCCGCGAGCGGGGGCCCACTGCCTCCTTCCCAAGGGAGCGGGGCCTCCCCACAGTGTGTGAGAGGAAGCCCCCGTCCCCACACCTGAACACCCCCAATGAGTTCCTCTACTCCCAAAGCTTCTCGTTGACCCGGGAATCTACCTTACAGTACCATTCGGGAATGGGGACCGTGGAGAACTGGACTGACGGATGA